CCCGGAAACCGGCGGCGGTTTCGGCAAAGACCGGTCGGGGGAGTCCCTCGCGCTCGCAGGCGGCGATCATGCGGTCGATGCCATAGCCCAGGCGTTCGATGAAGCCCATCTCGGCCAATACCTGGACGATGGCGGCGTTGCGGCTGAAGCGTTCGTCGATCAGGTTTTGCAGGGTGACGTGGCCAGCCAGACGGCCGGGCGAGTAGACTTCCAGCCGGTCGCTGAACATGAGGACGCGGGTATCGTCGCCGCGGATGCCGTAGTCGCGGTGGGCGATGGCGTTGACGATGGCCTCGCGCACGACGGCGATAGGGTATTCGGGGATCTCCTCGCGGGCCAGGCCGCGCAAGCGGGCGCCGCGCCGCATGTTGGCAGCCACAAAAGCCTCGGCGCGCCGGATTTGTTCGGGCAGGACGCCGTTCACATCCTCGCGCACGTAGGCGTCGGTCATGGTCTGGCTGGCGTAGCGCACACAGGTGATGGTGGCGCCGCGCAGCCATCGCTGCGGTTCGCGGCCAAAGAGGAGCAGACCGGCGATGGTGGGGCGCAGCTGTGGGGCGGAGTCGACCAGGCAGCCGCGGTTGAGCAGCAGGGCGGTGGGGCTGCGACCGGCAGCCGACGAGAGAAGATCCTGGTAGGCGGCGATGCGGTCGGGGTCGAGGTCGTCTTTGCTGGCGTCGTCCGGGGTCTGGGCTTCGAAGCTGGCCTGGCTGCGGTTGAGCAGCAACCGTCTCAGTTCATCGGCCGGCAAGGGGCGGTTGTGGCGGCCCGACCGGGTCAGATACTGGCCCTTGAGGCTGTAGACATGGGGCAGGCCGGGGGGGATGAGGACGACGAGCAGGCTACGGCCGTCCAGGTCGAGACGCTGCGGCAGGGGGGTGATCAGCGGTGGTTCAAGGGTCAACAGGGCGGCGGCAACCATTTCGCCATCGGCCTCCGCCGGCTGACCGGCGACTTTGTCTTCGCCGGCGCCCAGGATCAGCAAGCCGCCCTGCGAATTGGCCAGAGCGGTGAGGGTTTCGGCCACCTGGCGTTGGCCGGCGCGGGCGCTCAGCAGGGCAACGCGCTCGTTGGCGCCGGCAGCGATGAGGGCGCGCAGATCGCCGGGCGTGGGGAACTGGCTGACGATGGCGCTCATGGGCCGGGCGAGGCCGCTCAGCGGGGGACCAGGCGGAGGATCCGCCAGTGCACCTGGTCGCGGATGGAGGCCGGCGACAGCATCTCGGCCGACCATTGCATCCGCTTGGCGAGGTTGTCGGCGATGAAGTCGACCTCGCCGGAGGCGACGATGCGACCATCTTTCTGGGTGCTGAGGTCGGCGGGGGTGGAGAGGCGCTGCACCTGGGCGCCGGTGTAGCGCGGGACATTCATGGCCGATGAGCTGAGACGGCTGTCGGCCGGCTGCAACAGCCAGGCCAAGACCTGGGCTTCGGGATAGGCGGGGTCGGCGGGGACGTCGCCGCTGCAGAAGCTGAGATCGGCGACGGCGTCGTTGCGGGCGAAGCCGCCCGGCGGCGTAACCTGTTCGCCGCCAGCCAGGGTGACGGGCACGCGCCGGCAGATGTTCGAGCGGCTCTCCAGCGGCTCCCAGGCCCATAGCTGAATGATGGGTTTTTCGTTGGTCCAGGCCGCCCAGTCATAGGGGGCGTCACGCGAGAGGCTGAACCAGCCGGGGGTGCTGGTGGTGGCGCCGCCATAGCCGCGCGGGTCTTCGAGCCACCAGAAGGCCGAGAAACGGGTGGTGCGGCCGCGAAAGTCGCCGCGCACCTGGATGCGGTCGCGCGAGACGGTGAGTGGGGCGGCCTTGTCGCCATCGCTGCGCACATACACATCCTGCCAGGCGACCCGGTCGTTGCCGAGGTAGTCGCTGGGTTTGCTGCTGACATAGTCGGGCAGGAGGCGATAGGGAACCAGGTAGGCGGGCGCCTGGTTGGGAGCGGTGACGTTGGGGTCGCCGCGGGGCTGGTTCTGACCATCGTAGATGACGCCGCCCCATAGTCCGCCGTCGTAGGTGTAGAAGAGGGCATACTCGATGTCAGGGTCGCCATCGATGTTGATGTCTTCCAGCCCGCCCGGCCCTGGCTGCCAACTGTCAGGGGTGATGGCCCTGATGTCGATGTTGAGGCTGGGCAGGGCGTCGCGGAACAGGCCGAAGTAATTCCGCAGCACGAAAACGGCAAACAAAGCGACGACGACAACGACCAAGATGGCGGTGATGATTCTGGGCATGGCAGCGCTCTCCTCCTGGCCAGGCGATGGTAGACGCTCAGGCGGTGGGCTGGGCGGGGGTGGGGCTGGCAGCCGGGGTCAGGGCCTCGGCGGGGGGCGTCTCAGTCTTGCGGCGGCGGGCGCGGCGGGGTTTGGCCGCCGCCGGAGGGGGTGCGATGGATGGCAGCAGGGCGATGGCCAGCACCTGGTCGATGTGTTTGACCAGTTTGATGTCCAGGGCGCGACGCACCTGGCGCGGGACTTCGATCAGG
The nucleotide sequence above comes from Caldilineales bacterium. Encoded proteins:
- a CDS encoding putative DNA binding domain-containing protein; the encoded protein is MSAIVSQFPTPGDLRALIAAGANERVALLSARAGQRQVAETLTALANSQGGLLILGAGEDKVAGQPAEADGEMVAAALLTLEPPLITPLPQRLDLDGRSLLVVLIPPGLPHVYSLKGQYLTRSGRHNRPLPADELRRLLLNRSQASFEAQTPDDASKDDLDPDRIAAYQDLLSSAAGRSPTALLLNRGCLVDSAPQLRPTIAGLLLFGREPQRWLRGATITCVRYASQTMTDAYVREDVNGVLPEQIRRAEAFVAANMRRGARLRGLAREEIPEYPIAVVREAIVNAIAHRDYGIRGDDTRVLMFSDRLEVYSPGRLAGHVTLQNLIDERFSRNAAIVQVLAEMGFIERLGYGIDRMIAACEREGLPRPVFAETAAGFRVTIFGHGLELIGAPPPQGLWPHLNLNPRQEQALTFLQTNRRITNSDYQSLCPDASPETLRRDLADLVDRGLLLKIGEKRATYYVLK